In Saccharothrix syringae, the following are encoded in one genomic region:
- a CDS encoding pentapeptide repeat-containing protein: protein MLLLGAAVVVAGVVGLLLWGVLGGPAVGVLGASTATEWEVRDRLEAVKVVLAVVGGVGAVVALAVAYRRQRLDEVEVYREDAKVLLDSDPRTWRGHDFDFTGAVFDGGDFVGATFTGTGVVTFAGATIIGRLSFDEATFAGEAFVSFDGARFVEGGISFENARFSGGVVDLEKVDPARPPTRPEPWPSGTPAPTGLRLPPPRVAPQ from the coding sequence GTGTTGCTGCTGGGGGCGGCCGTGGTGGTGGCCGGTGTGGTGGGTCTGCTGCTGTGGGGTGTGCTGGGAGGACCGGCCGTCGGGGTGCTCGGCGCGTCGACGGCGACGGAGTGGGAGGTCCGAGACCGGCTGGAGGCGGTGAAGGTCGTGCTGGCGGTCGTGGGCGGTGTCGGGGCGGTGGTGGCGTTGGCCGTGGCCTATCGGCGGCAGCGCCTCGACGAGGTGGAGGTCTACCGGGAGGACGCCAAGGTCCTGCTCGACAGCGATCCGCGCACCTGGCGCGGCCACGACTTCGACTTCACCGGCGCCGTCTTCGACGGTGGCGACTTCGTCGGTGCGACGTTCACCGGCACCGGTGTCGTCACCTTCGCCGGTGCCACGATCATCGGGCGGCTGTCGTTCGACGAAGCGACATTTGCTGGTGAGGCATTCGTCTCGTTCGACGGTGCCCGGTTCGTCGAGGGCGGGATCTCCTTTGAGAACGCCAGGTTCAGCGGGGGTGTCGTCGACCTGGAGAAGGTCGATCCGGCACGACCGCCCACGAGGCCCGAACCGTGGCCGTCGGGCACCCCGGCGCCCACCGGCCTGCGATTACCGCCGCCGCGAGTCGCACCGCAGTAG
- a CDS encoding helix-turn-helix transcriptional regulator codes for MTNLNSPVVPFSRRPSSSSELATMRFHVDRLADLVDRFPGTGVEDEPVEEVVDRLVRQAARRLPEVWTNYATFPLPDGLREFQRLQAVLLDGNRRARVVVARDLVVEDVFGALPDVDVRVHGSALPTMTLVDDRVALVATGGGLAVVRDRAVVGAVRALSRAVWEDAVDLRAVRRAELAWPEGSASRQVLELLCAGYIDEVAARRMGLSVRTYRRHVADLMTGLAARSRFHAGVLAARLGLVRGHATAASSASIAAE; via the coding sequence GTGACCAACCTGAACAGCCCCGTCGTGCCCTTCTCCCGCCGCCCGTCCTCCTCGTCCGAGTTGGCGACCATGCGCTTCCACGTCGACCGCCTCGCCGACCTCGTGGACCGGTTCCCGGGCACCGGTGTGGAGGACGAACCGGTGGAGGAGGTGGTCGACCGGCTCGTCCGCCAGGCCGCGCGGCGATTACCCGAGGTGTGGACCAACTACGCCACCTTCCCGCTGCCCGACGGGCTGCGGGAGTTCCAGCGGTTGCAGGCGGTGCTGCTGGACGGCAACCGGCGGGCCCGCGTGGTGGTCGCGCGGGACCTCGTCGTGGAGGACGTGTTCGGGGCGCTGCCCGACGTGGACGTCCGGGTGCACGGCTCGGCGCTGCCGACGATGACCCTGGTGGACGACCGGGTCGCGCTCGTGGCCACCGGCGGCGGCCTGGCGGTGGTGCGCGACCGGGCAGTGGTCGGCGCGGTCCGGGCGCTGTCGCGGGCCGTGTGGGAGGACGCGGTCGACCTGCGGGCGGTGCGGCGGGCGGAGCTGGCCTGGCCCGAGGGCAGCGCGTCGCGGCAGGTGCTGGAACTGCTGTGCGCCGGGTACATCGACGAGGTGGCCGCGCGGCGGATGGGGTTGTCGGTGCGCACCTACCGGCGGCACGTGGCCGACCTGATGACCGGGTTGGCCGCGCGGTCGCGGTTCCACGCCGGGGTGCTGGCCGCCCGGCTGGGGCTGGTCCGCGGTCACGCGACGGCGGCCAGCAGCGCGTCGATCGCGGCGGAGTAG
- the pdxR gene encoding MocR-like pyridoxine biosynthesis transcription factor PdxR has product MVQVSTRGDGPSSPTPDLFIDVDRPGGLRHAVEHALREAVRSGRLATGTRLPSTRDLADRLGLSRGTVTQAYSQLVAEGWLTAAAGAGTRVAGAAVPVPGRTAPRPAEAAPRHDLLPGRPDVSAFPRGAWARAVARVVREAPTEVFGYADPRGRPELRDALAGYLARVRGVRVDPANLVICSGYTQALNLLARALAGRGAGTAAVEDPAMPDHVAILAERMRVLDAPVDGDGMVLDAVSGADVVVCTPAHQFPLGVSMSPERRARLLASRRTWVVEDDYDGEFRYDRRPVGALQPHAPDRVAYVGSTSKSLGPAVRLGWIACPPALVDDVVAAKRLADRQTPPLDQLALADLITSGGYDRHLRAARLAYRRRRDLFTARTAERVPTARVLGIAAGLHAILELPGAREAELTARLRAASVSVQPLSAYSRTAAMRPPSLVVGYATPPGHAYSAAIDALLAAVA; this is encoded by the coding sequence ATGGTCCAAGTGAGCACCCGTGGCGATGGACCAAGTTCACCGACCCCCGACCTGTTCATCGACGTCGACCGGCCCGGCGGGCTGCGGCACGCCGTCGAGCACGCGCTGCGCGAGGCGGTCCGGTCCGGTCGCCTGGCCACCGGCACCCGGCTGCCCTCCACCCGCGACCTGGCCGACCGGCTCGGCCTGTCCCGCGGCACCGTCACCCAGGCGTACTCGCAGCTGGTCGCGGAGGGCTGGCTGACCGCCGCGGCCGGCGCGGGCACCAGGGTGGCCGGCGCCGCGGTCCCGGTGCCGGGGCGCACCGCGCCGCGTCCCGCCGAGGCCGCGCCCCGGCACGACCTGCTCCCCGGCCGGCCGGACGTCTCGGCGTTCCCCCGCGGGGCCTGGGCGCGGGCGGTGGCGCGGGTCGTGCGCGAGGCGCCCACCGAGGTCTTCGGCTACGCCGACCCGCGCGGCCGCCCGGAGCTGCGCGACGCCCTGGCCGGCTACCTGGCCCGGGTGCGCGGCGTCCGGGTCGACCCCGCCAACCTGGTGATCTGCTCCGGCTACACGCAGGCGCTCAACCTGCTGGCCCGCGCCCTCGCCGGCCGCGGCGCCGGCACGGCGGCGGTGGAGGACCCCGCGATGCCCGACCACGTGGCGATCCTGGCCGAGCGGATGCGGGTGCTCGACGCGCCCGTCGACGGCGACGGCATGGTCCTGGACGCGGTGAGCGGCGCGGACGTGGTGGTGTGCACGCCGGCCCACCAGTTCCCGCTGGGGGTGAGCATGTCCCCGGAGCGCCGGGCCCGGCTGCTCGCGTCGCGCCGCACGTGGGTGGTCGAGGACGACTACGACGGCGAGTTCCGCTACGACCGCCGCCCGGTGGGCGCGTTGCAGCCGCACGCGCCCGACCGGGTCGCCTACGTCGGTTCCACCAGCAAGTCCCTGGGCCCGGCCGTGCGGCTGGGCTGGATCGCCTGCCCGCCCGCGCTGGTCGACGACGTGGTGGCCGCCAAGCGCCTCGCCGACCGGCAGACCCCGCCGCTCGACCAGCTCGCGCTCGCGGACCTGATCACCTCCGGCGGCTACGACCGGCACCTGCGGGCGGCCCGGCTCGCCTACCGGCGGCGACGCGACCTGTTCACGGCCAGGACCGCCGAACGCGTGCCGACCGCGCGCGTGCTCGGCATCGCCGCGGGCCTGCACGCCATCCTGGAGCTGCCCGGCGCGCGGGAGGCGGAGCTGACCGCCCGGCTGCGCGCGGCGTCGGTGAGCGTGCAGCCGCTGAGCGCCTACAGCCGTACCGCCGCAATGCGCCCGCCCAGCCTGGTCGTCGGGTACGCCACGCCACCCGGCCACGCCTACTCCGCCGCGATCGACGCGCTGCTGGCCGCCGTCGCGTGA
- a CDS encoding MFS transporter, producing the protein MTSPTPTGTQAAPGAGLRRSLMLLMAVACGVVVANLYYIQPLLPDLARDFGVAPGAVGSGVVVTQVGYAVGLVLLVPLGDLVAQRALVVTMLAAGAVALAATALAGGPAVLLACLAVVGLASTTINVLIQLAATLARPQERGKAVGTLMTGLFLGVLLARTASGALGDAAGWRAVYAGAAVLLALLAAVMRVALPDLPARRGASYPQLLLSVVALVRSERFLRRRMAFGLLGFASFQLLWTSLPFLLSEEPYGYSSTVIGMFGLIGAAGVLCAQVSGRLLDRGLAHPVTGVLVLLLAVAWAANAAGATLLVPLLVGIVLLDIGVQGVHVLNQTRIYTYPDAVRSRVTTAYMTSYFLGGALGGGLAVLLVQRAGWPGVCVAGGVLALLAGALWVTDRRITPVLT; encoded by the coding sequence GTGACCTCGCCGACCCCCACCGGGACGCAGGCCGCGCCGGGCGCGGGGCTGCGTCGCTCGCTGATGCTGCTCATGGCCGTCGCGTGCGGCGTGGTCGTGGCCAACCTCTACTACATCCAGCCGCTGCTGCCCGACCTCGCGCGGGACTTCGGCGTCGCGCCCGGCGCGGTCGGGTCCGGCGTCGTGGTGACGCAGGTCGGCTACGCGGTCGGGCTGGTGCTGCTGGTGCCGCTGGGCGACCTGGTCGCCCAGCGGGCGCTCGTGGTCACCATGCTCGCCGCGGGCGCGGTGGCGCTGGCCGCGACGGCGCTGGCCGGCGGGCCCGCCGTGCTGCTGGCGTGCCTGGCGGTGGTGGGCCTGGCCAGCACCACCATCAACGTCCTGATCCAGCTCGCCGCCACGCTGGCCCGCCCGCAGGAGCGCGGCAAGGCCGTCGGCACGCTGATGACCGGCCTGTTCCTGGGCGTGCTGCTGGCCCGCACCGCCTCCGGGGCGCTGGGCGACGCGGCCGGGTGGCGGGCGGTCTACGCCGGCGCCGCCGTGCTGCTGGCGCTGCTGGCCGCGGTGATGCGGGTGGCGCTGCCCGACCTGCCCGCGCGGCGCGGCGCGAGCTACCCCCAACTGCTGCTGTCCGTGGTCGCGCTCGTGCGCTCGGAGCGGTTCCTGCGCCGCCGCATGGCCTTCGGGCTGCTCGGTTTCGCCTCGTTCCAGCTGCTGTGGACGTCGCTGCCGTTCCTGCTGTCGGAGGAGCCCTACGGCTACTCGTCCACCGTCATCGGCATGTTCGGCCTGATCGGCGCGGCGGGCGTGCTGTGCGCGCAGGTGTCGGGCCGGCTGCTGGACCGCGGCCTGGCGCACCCGGTGACCGGGGTGCTCGTGCTGCTGCTGGCGGTGGCCTGGGCGGCCAACGCCGCCGGCGCGACGCTGCTCGTGCCGCTGCTGGTGGGGATCGTGCTGCTCGACATCGGCGTGCAGGGCGTGCACGTGCTCAACCAGACCCGGATCTACACCTACCCCGACGCGGTCCGGTCGCGGGTGACCACCGCGTACATGACCTCCTACTTCCTGGGCGGCGCGCTGGGCGGGGGACTGGCGGTGCTGCTGGTGCAGCGCGCGGGCTGGCCGGGCGTGTGCGTCGCGGGCGGCGTGCTGGCCCTGCTGGCGGGCGCGCTGTGGGTCACCGACCGCCGGATCACCCCGGTGCTGACCTGA
- a CDS encoding NAD-dependent epimerase/dehydratase family protein: MRIFVAGATGAIGRRLVPLLRAAGHQVTGTTRTERGVALLRDLGATGVPVDVFDRDALIAAVAAAAPDVVVHQLTALSGGSPVDNALVRREGTRNLVDAAGAAGVRRIVAQSIAWAYEPGDAPADEGTPLDLSAGEPRSVSVGGVHALETAVAELAEHVVLRFGAFYGPGTWYGPDDLFGRKFRAGEFTANEGVTSFVHVDDAAAATVAALDWPSGPVNVVDDEPATAHEWAPVFAAAVGAPAPRRVTGRAPWERGARNALARGRGWEPRFPSWRKGFAELG, translated from the coding sequence ATGCGGATCTTCGTTGCCGGCGCGACCGGCGCGATCGGCCGACGCCTCGTCCCGCTGCTGCGCGCGGCCGGGCACCAGGTGACCGGCACGACCCGGACCGAGCGGGGCGTGGCGCTGCTGCGCGACCTGGGCGCCACCGGCGTGCCGGTCGACGTGTTCGACCGCGACGCCCTGATCGCCGCGGTGGCCGCCGCCGCACCCGACGTCGTCGTGCACCAGCTCACCGCGCTGTCCGGCGGGTCTCCGGTGGACAACGCGCTCGTCCGCCGCGAGGGCACCCGCAACCTGGTGGACGCCGCCGGGGCGGCGGGCGTGCGGCGGATCGTGGCGCAGTCCATCGCGTGGGCCTACGAACCCGGTGACGCCCCGGCCGACGAGGGCACGCCGCTGGACCTGTCGGCGGGCGAGCCGCGGTCGGTGTCCGTGGGCGGCGTGCACGCCCTGGAGACCGCGGTCGCGGAGCTGGCCGAGCACGTCGTGCTGCGGTTCGGCGCGTTCTACGGGCCCGGCACCTGGTACGGCCCCGACGACCTGTTCGGCCGCAAGTTCCGGGCGGGCGAGTTCACCGCCAACGAGGGCGTCACGTCGTTCGTGCACGTCGACGACGCCGCCGCGGCCACCGTCGCCGCGCTGGACTGGCCGTCCGGTCCGGTCAACGTGGTGGACGACGAGCCCGCCACCGCCCACGAGTGGGCCCCGGTGTTCGCCGCGGCGGTGGGCGCGCCGGCGCCGCGGCGGGTCACCGGTCGGGCGCCGTGGGAGCGCGGCGCGCGCAACGCCCTGGCCCGCGGTCGCGGCTGGGAGCCGCGCTTCCCGTCGTGGCGCAAGGGTTTCGCCGAGCTGGGATGA
- the pcaB gene encoding 3-carboxy-cis,cis-muconate cycloisomerase encodes MHADTGLLSPGWADTAPDDLLGDRAWLEAMIAFEVALARVQAEAGVVPPGTAEAIAEAGDPERFDWAALVRGVRETGNPVVGFVGQLTDLVRRVDPTAAEHVHLGGTSQDVLDTAAMLVVRNAFERVRDDLRSTAGALAGHVRAHRGSVMAGRTLTQHAVPITFGLKAAGWLSGVLDALDRVERVLDGGLPVSLGGAAGTLAAYAEFGPARVLDLVGPLAAELGLAAPDVPWHSTRTPVADVAAALAVVGGALGRIAVDVAVLTRTEVGEVAEGSAPGRGASSAMPQKRNPVRSTAIAAAARQVPGLVAVLHQCAVVEDERSAGGWHAEWQPLREALRLVCGAARNAAALTSELVVFPERMRRNAELTGGAIVSERLGAVLAPVLGKAEAKAVLAEATAATADRPERLPEVLAAALRERGHERGADHWRALCDPAGYTGAAEALADRVLRRYGT; translated from the coding sequence ATGCACGCCGACACCGGCCTGCTCTCGCCCGGCTGGGCGGACACCGCGCCGGACGACCTGCTGGGCGACCGGGCCTGGCTGGAGGCGATGATCGCCTTCGAGGTCGCCCTGGCCAGGGTGCAGGCCGAGGCCGGGGTGGTGCCGCCCGGCACCGCGGAGGCCATCGCCGAGGCGGGCGACCCCGAGCGGTTCGACTGGGCCGCGCTGGTGCGGGGCGTCCGGGAGACCGGCAACCCGGTGGTGGGGTTCGTCGGCCAGCTGACCGACCTGGTGCGCCGGGTCGACCCGACCGCCGCCGAGCACGTGCACCTGGGCGGTACGAGCCAGGACGTGCTCGACACGGCCGCGATGCTGGTGGTGCGCAACGCGTTCGAGCGCGTGCGCGACGACCTGCGGAGCACCGCGGGGGCACTGGCCGGGCACGTGCGGGCGCACCGGGGCTCGGTGATGGCGGGCCGCACGCTGACCCAGCACGCGGTGCCGATCACGTTCGGGCTCAAGGCCGCCGGGTGGCTGTCCGGGGTGCTCGACGCCCTGGACCGGGTCGAGCGGGTGCTCGACGGCGGCCTGCCGGTGTCCCTGGGCGGCGCGGCGGGCACGCTGGCCGCCTACGCCGAGTTCGGCCCGGCCCGGGTGCTGGACCTGGTGGGGCCGCTGGCCGCCGAACTCGGCCTGGCGGCCCCCGACGTGCCCTGGCACAGCACCCGCACGCCCGTCGCCGACGTCGCCGCGGCCCTGGCGGTGGTCGGCGGCGCGCTCGGCCGCATCGCGGTGGACGTGGCGGTGCTGACGCGCACCGAGGTCGGCGAGGTCGCCGAGGGGTCGGCGCCCGGTCGGGGCGCGTCGTCGGCCATGCCGCAGAAGCGCAACCCGGTGCGCAGCACCGCCATCGCCGCCGCGGCGCGGCAGGTGCCCGGCCTGGTGGCCGTGCTGCACCAGTGCGCGGTCGTGGAGGACGAGCGGTCGGCGGGCGGCTGGCACGCCGAGTGGCAGCCGCTGCGGGAAGCGCTGCGGCTGGTGTGCGGCGCGGCGCGCAACGCGGCCGCGCTGACCTCGGAGCTGGTCGTGTTCCCCGAGCGGATGCGGCGCAACGCCGAGCTGACCGGCGGGGCGATCGTGTCCGAGCGGCTGGGCGCGGTGCTCGCGCCGGTCCTGGGCAAGGCCGAGGCCAAGGCCGTGCTGGCCGAGGCGACGGCCGCGACCGCCGACCGGCCGGAGCGCCTGCCCGAGGTGCTGGCGGCGGCGCTGCGCGAGCGCGGCCACGAGCGGGGCGCCGACCACTGGCGCGCCCTGTGCGACCCGGCGGGCTACACCGGGGCCGCCGAAGCCCTGGCCGACCGGGTCCTGCGCCGCTACGGCACCTGA
- a CDS encoding FAD/NAD(P)-binding protein: MNSAIVHPADDVREVCVVGLGPRGLSVVERLCANTDATDPPLRLHLVDPHLEVGGRVWRTDQSPHLLMNTVASQVTLFLDDSVECAGPVVPGPGLHDWARAVAAGRITGPPDHVRAEAARLGPDTYPTRAFYGHYLVWVREHLERTAPPNVTVVRHGDLAVDVLEDEPDGPQTVVLAGGRRIPGLAAVVLTLGHLDHLPEPGARRFGALADARGLRHLPPASPAEVDLGDVAPHDTVLLRGLGLNFFDHLALLTSGRGGRFERGDDGWLRYRASGAEPRLVAGSRRGVPHHARGENQKGAFGRHTPLFLVPDRLAALRLRADRGEPLDFRADLWPWIDREVRAVYYAALVGARTGDGARFTDRFARVAGDRAAEEALLDEHGITARWDWDLVARPHRDTRFTGPDHFRRWLVGYLREDVRQARLGNVRGPLKAALDVLRDLRNEIRLVVDHGGLAGDSYRADLQGWYTPFNAFLSIGPPARRIEEMAALLEAGVLTAVGPGMVVRVRDDGLGFEAHSPLVRGAVHRARVLLEARLPDTDVRRTTNPLLRRLLDRGDGTPYRVADRDGAGREFGGLAVTGRPYRLLDRSWRAHPRRFAFGVPTEGVHWATAAGVRPGVNSVILADADAVARESLALTARRGDRLPV; encoded by the coding sequence ATGAACTCCGCGATCGTGCACCCGGCCGACGACGTCCGCGAGGTCTGCGTGGTCGGCCTGGGCCCCCGAGGTCTGTCGGTGGTGGAACGGCTGTGCGCCAACACCGACGCCACCGACCCGCCACTGCGCCTGCACCTGGTCGACCCGCACCTGGAGGTGGGCGGCCGGGTGTGGCGCACCGACCAGTCGCCGCACCTGCTGATGAACACCGTCGCCTCCCAGGTGACGCTGTTCCTCGACGACAGCGTGGAGTGCGCGGGCCCGGTGGTGCCCGGGCCGGGCCTGCACGACTGGGCGCGCGCGGTCGCCGCCGGCCGGATCACCGGCCCGCCCGACCACGTCCGCGCCGAGGCCGCCCGGCTCGGCCCCGACACCTACCCCACCCGCGCCTTCTACGGCCACTACCTGGTGTGGGTGCGCGAGCACCTGGAGCGCACCGCACCGCCCAACGTCACCGTGGTGCGCCACGGCGACCTGGCGGTGGACGTGCTGGAGGACGAGCCGGACGGCCCGCAGACGGTGGTGCTCGCCGGCGGCCGGCGGATACCCGGGCTGGCCGCGGTCGTGCTGACCCTCGGGCACCTGGACCACCTGCCGGAACCCGGGGCGCGGCGGTTCGGCGCGCTCGCCGACGCCCGCGGCCTGCGCCACCTGCCGCCCGCGAGCCCGGCCGAGGTCGACCTGGGCGACGTGGCGCCGCACGACACCGTGCTGCTGCGCGGCCTGGGCCTGAACTTCTTCGACCACCTCGCGCTGCTGACCTCCGGGCGCGGTGGCCGCTTCGAGCGCGGCGACGACGGGTGGCTGCGCTACCGCGCCTCGGGAGCGGAACCCCGCCTGGTCGCGGGGTCGCGCCGGGGCGTGCCACACCACGCGCGGGGCGAGAACCAGAAGGGCGCGTTCGGGCGGCACACCCCGCTGTTCCTCGTCCCCGACCGGCTCGCCGCGCTGCGCCTGCGCGCCGACCGCGGCGAGCCGCTGGACTTCCGCGCCGACCTGTGGCCGTGGATCGACCGCGAGGTGCGGGCGGTGTACTACGCGGCGCTGGTCGGGGCCCGCACCGGCGACGGCGCCCGGTTCACCGACCGGTTCGCCCGGGTCGCGGGCGACCGGGCCGCCGAGGAGGCGCTGCTGGACGAGCACGGGATCACCGCGCGCTGGGACTGGGACCTGGTGGCCCGGCCCCACCGCGACACCCGGTTCACCGGGCCCGACCACTTCCGCCGGTGGCTGGTGGGGTACCTGCGCGAGGACGTGCGGCAGGCCCGGCTGGGCAACGTGCGCGGCCCGCTCAAGGCGGCGCTGGACGTGCTGCGGGACCTGCGCAACGAGATCCGCCTGGTGGTCGACCACGGCGGCCTCGCCGGCGACTCCTACCGCGCCGACCTCCAGGGCTGGTACACCCCGTTCAACGCGTTCCTGTCCATCGGCCCGCCCGCGCGCCGCATCGAGGAGATGGCGGCGCTGCTGGAAGCGGGCGTGCTCACCGCCGTGGGGCCGGGGATGGTCGTGCGCGTCCGCGACGACGGGCTCGGGTTCGAGGCGCACAGCCCCCTCGTGCGCGGCGCGGTGCACCGGGCGCGGGTGCTGCTGGAGGCCCGGCTGCCCGACACCGACGTGCGCCGCACCACCAACCCGCTGCTGCGGCGGCTGCTGGACCGCGGCGACGGCACGCCGTACCGGGTGGCCGACCGCGACGGCGCCGGTCGCGAGTTCGGCGGCCTGGCGGTGACCGGGCGGCCCTACCGGCTGCTGGACCGCTCGTGGCGCGCGCACCCCAGGCGGTTCGCGTTCGGCGTGCCGACCGAGGGCGTGCACTGGGCGACGGCGGCGGGCGTGCGACCGGGCGTGAACTCGGTGATCCTGGCGGATGCCGACGCGGTGGCCCGCGAGAGCCTGGCGCTGACCGCGCGGCGCGGGGACCGGCTGCCGGTGTGA
- a CDS encoding 2Fe-2S iron-sulfur cluster-binding protein, whose translation MNRATAAARTRFHPLTVVDRDTASADGASLAITLRVPTPLRELFSFTPGQHLAVRATVDGAEVRRSYSLCSPPDELTGRGTLRIGIRLLPGGVYSGHAASALVPGATVHAMPPLGAFTTSPDPARSRRYAAVVAGSGVTPVLALATAALAAEPGSTFTAVLANRTADSTMFAEQLADLKDRYPARFALTRLFSRERLDVGLAATHLDDAALDGLLTTLLPPHQVDEWFTCGPAGVVDRVRRALAGRGVPAEAVHAELFHAAPAPPPATTGGDRALTVRLDGRSTRVDTDAGTALLDAALTARPELPYSCRTGVCGTCRVRVVEGEVRMPGSLALDERERAAGYALACLATPLSERVTIDFDVV comes from the coding sequence ATGAACCGCGCCACCGCCGCCGCGCGGACCCGGTTCCACCCGCTGACCGTGGTCGACCGCGACACCGCCTCGGCCGACGGCGCCTCGCTGGCGATCACCCTGCGCGTACCGACCCCGCTGCGGGAGCTGTTCTCCTTCACCCCGGGCCAGCACCTGGCGGTGCGCGCCACCGTCGACGGCGCGGAGGTCCGCCGCTCCTACTCGCTGTGCTCGCCGCCCGACGAGCTGACCGGACGGGGCACGCTGCGCATCGGCATCCGGCTGCTGCCCGGCGGTGTCTACTCCGGACACGCGGCGAGCGCCCTCGTGCCGGGCGCGACGGTGCACGCCATGCCGCCGCTGGGCGCGTTCACCACCTCGCCGGACCCGGCGCGCAGCAGGCGCTACGCCGCCGTCGTGGCAGGCTCCGGCGTCACCCCCGTGCTCGCGCTGGCCACCGCGGCACTGGCCGCCGAACCCGGCAGCACGTTCACCGCGGTGCTGGCCAACCGCACCGCCGACTCGACGATGTTCGCCGAGCAGCTGGCCGACCTCAAGGACCGCTACCCCGCCCGCTTCGCGCTGACCAGGCTGTTCTCCCGCGAACGCCTCGACGTGGGCCTGGCGGCCACGCACCTGGACGACGCGGCGCTCGACGGGCTGCTCACCACCCTGCTGCCGCCGCACCAGGTCGACGAGTGGTTCACCTGCGGCCCCGCCGGCGTCGTGGACCGGGTGCGGCGCGCACTCGCCGGACGCGGCGTGCCCGCCGAGGCGGTGCACGCCGAGCTGTTCCACGCCGCACCGGCGCCCCCGCCCGCCACCACCGGCGGCGACCGGGCGCTGACCGTGCGCCTGGACGGCCGCAGCACCCGGGTCGACACCGACGCGGGCACCGCCCTGCTGGACGCCGCGCTCACCGCCCGCCCGGAACTGCCCTACTCGTGCCGCACCGGTGTCTGCGGCACCTGCCGCGTCCGCGTGGTGGAGGGCGAGGTGCGCATGCCCGGTTCACTGGCGCTGGACGAGCGGGAGCGGGCCGCGGGCTACGCCCTGGCGTGCCTGGCCACACCGCTGAGCGAGCGCGTCACCATCGACTTCGACGTCGTCTGA
- the paaD gene encoding 1,2-phenylacetyl-CoA epoxidase subunit PaaD — MSAPEAEARARAAAGSVPDPELPVLSIAELGVLRDVEVRADRVTVTLTPTYLGCPAMDAIRAGVAAAVRDAGFADVEVVTSWSPPWTTDWLTDDARRKLREAGISPPARRAGAVPLALPRPVTRCPRCDGTATEEIARFGSTACKSLRRCADCRETFDHFKEF; from the coding sequence GTGAGCGCGCCGGAGGCGGAAGCGCGGGCACGCGCCGCGGCCGGCTCGGTGCCCGACCCGGAGCTGCCCGTGCTGTCGATCGCGGAACTGGGCGTGCTGCGCGACGTCGAGGTCCGTGCCGACCGCGTCACGGTCACGCTCACCCCCACCTACCTGGGTTGCCCGGCGATGGACGCGATCCGCGCCGGCGTCGCCGCGGCGGTGCGCGACGCCGGGTTCGCCGACGTCGAGGTCGTCACGTCCTGGTCGCCGCCGTGGACGACGGACTGGCTGACCGACGACGCCCGGCGCAAGCTGCGCGAAGCGGGCATCTCGCCACCCGCCCGGCGCGCCGGGGCGGTGCCGCTGGCGCTGCCGCGGCCCGTCACCCGCTGCCCGCGGTGCGACGGCACCGCCACCGAGGAGATCGCCCGCTTCGGCTCCACCGCCTGCAAGTCCCTGCGCCGCTGCGCGGACTGCCGCGAGACCTTCGACCACTTCAAGGAGTTCTGA
- the paaC gene encoding 1,2-phenylacetyl-CoA epoxidase subunit PaaC, with protein sequence MNADARYVLRLGDDALIAAQRLVQWCTRAPELEEDVALANIAADLLGQARALLALAGQEEGAGRDEDDLAYLRDESEFGNALLVELDNGDFAVTTAKLLFFAAYQNLLYRALSAVAHPVLAGIAAKAVKETAYHVEHAALWAVRLGDGTDESHRRMQAAVDEVWPYTHELFTPDEVTRAAASAVDPAALRPDWSRRIGAVLAEATLRRPEDGWAPAGGRAGAHTEAFGYLVGEMQVLHRAHPGVRW encoded by the coding sequence GTGAACGCCGACGCGCGGTACGTGCTGCGGCTGGGTGACGACGCGCTCATCGCCGCCCAGCGGCTCGTCCAGTGGTGCACCAGGGCACCCGAGTTGGAGGAGGACGTGGCGCTGGCCAACATCGCCGCCGACCTGCTCGGGCAGGCGCGGGCGCTGCTCGCCCTGGCGGGGCAGGAGGAGGGCGCGGGCCGCGACGAGGACGACCTGGCCTACCTGCGCGACGAGTCGGAGTTCGGCAACGCGCTGCTGGTGGAGCTGGACAACGGCGACTTCGCGGTCACCACGGCCAAGCTGCTGTTCTTCGCCGCCTACCAGAACCTGCTCTACCGGGCCCTGTCGGCGGTCGCGCACCCGGTGCTGGCCGGGATCGCCGCCAAGGCGGTCAAGGAGACCGCCTACCACGTCGAGCACGCCGCGCTGTGGGCGGTGCGCCTGGGCGACGGCACCGACGAGTCGCACCGCCGGATGCAGGCGGCCGTGGACGAGGTGTGGCCCTACACCCACGAGCTGTTCACCCCCGACGAGGTGACCCGCGCCGCCGCCTCCGCGGTCGACCCGGCCGCCCTGCGCCCCGACTGGTCGCGGCGGATCGGGGCGGTGCTGGCCGAGGCGACCCTGCGCCGCCCCGAGGACGGCTGGGCGCCCGCGGGCGGCCGGGCGGGCGCGCACACCGAGGCGTTCGGCTACCTCGTCGGCGAGATGCAGGTCCTGCACCGCGCGCACCCCGGGGTCCGCTGGTGA